From Arachis hypogaea cultivar Tifrunner chromosome 3, arahy.Tifrunner.gnm2.J5K5, whole genome shotgun sequence:
AAATCAGAAGTCTTGTCTAATGTGAAGCAGAAATGATTTAGATAAGCAACCTTCTTAAAGAATTGAATATCAAATTAATCAATGCTTCTACTATATTTTGTGACCTTTTGAGCATTGTATTACTCACTGTTAATGCAGTGTTGCATGACAAGACAAAACACTTTCAACTTGGTATTAAATTTGTGAGAGATAAGATAGCAAGTCGAGCATTACATGTTGTTTATCTAGCTGACTACCAATAAATTGCTAATATCTTAACAAAATTCCTTACAGTAACCACATTTGACCAATTAAGAAGCAAATTTAGAGTAATTTCAAGAAACAACTTAAGTTTGAGGGGACACATATAGGATGTCAcggttttaaagaaaaaaaaaaagttagttataCTGGTTGTTAGCTACTAGTTTTTGTACAAGAATCTAATATGTTAAGCTATTATATAAGTTTATTTTTAGTAAGATAGATTGAACAATGGCCAATCTTAAATATTACAAACTCACGTATACTACACACTCACATATTTAAAGTTCtatgaatattaaaaaatattaaaaaacatgACTATAGATTTAAACTTATATTCTCCACCTACATATCAACATACCACGACATTAGATTGGTTGCTTTCTTATCAATTTATGtgctaattattatatttatttaatttaattttaattttacactcatttttttaatttaatattctttagaatttatataattattaaaataagtattaaacatttttaatatttatatttacatattaaaatattagtgaatatatttattttaaattttaattttaaaattttaactattttatatttttagtaaataAGTTACCGTTTAAatagcataatttttttatatttatttaaaagttgtgaatttaaatttattttttatgtgtatctgtattaattaatttagtataaCACAAATTATGTTTTAGGTCTAATACAcctaaataaacaataaaaatcgatatatcaaaattaaaaaaaataaaaatttaaatatatttaaaaatttataaaaatttaaatatttacagattaaaatatcaagaatttatttatttttttatatttttatttatgtaaaactGATTTTAccaattaactaataatttatgattaaactaataaactaataattaattgattCGATCATCGGGTCACTTCCGACGACTATGCTCTCTTCCGATTCCACCAAATCGCCAATGTCTCACCAGGGCGAATCATCCGACTCGTGAATCAACTCGTTCTCACttctttttctcttattaatgtttTCGTTTCAAGGTTATGTTTgccccaaaaataaaataaaaatcgtttttttttctttcttttcgcaGGAAATCGGGGAAGAAGGACTTCTCCACCGCGATTCTCGAACGCAAGAAGTTGCCGAAGAGATTGGTCGTCGATGAAGCCGTCAACGACGATAATTCCGTCGTGGCCATGCACCCACAGACAATGGAAAAACTCCAACTTTTCCGCGGCGACACTATTCTCATCATTGTAACTTCTTTGAACCTTTTTGGTGGTTTGCAATCTAGTTCCCAAACATGggtttcgtttattttgtgaAGAAATTGTGGTCTGTTCTAAGGGTTTAGCTAAAACATACTAATGTTTTTGGGatcaaaaggagaaaagaaaatttGGCAGTGTCTTTGGACTTGGTTGATGACCTATTCTAATTCTCTCTGTGTGTTTGTCTTTAATCAATTTTCAAGTTCTCTGCTTGTGTATATTATGTTGAAACttattattttgaattgaattgaagtttaAAACtgacttttattgtttttggacTTGTTTGGTGAGCATTTTGGTGTTCTGTGCTGGGTTATTTGGTCATTGTGCTGTGTTATTATGTGATGTCTTCATGGGGCTTGTCGTTTGTGATGTTTGTTTTGTGGTGCAGGGAAAGAAACGGAAGGACACTATTTGCATTGCACTTGCTGATGACAATTGCGAGGTGCCCAAAATCAGGATGAACAAGGTTGTGAGGTCCAATTTGAGGGTTCGTCTTGGTGATGTTGTGTCTGTGCATCAGTGCCCTGATGTTAAGTATGGGAAACGAGTCCACATTCTGCCTATTGACGATACCGTCGAAGGTGTCACTGGAAATCTGTTTGATGCTTACTTGAAACGTGAGTTTCTAGCCTACTTTGCTCTCATGTTGCAGAGATTAGCATAGTTTCGGTTGTTATGACTTATGACTGCTTCAGTAGCAAATTCTGATTTGTTCTGGGACTTCCCTCCATAGGATAGATTACCTTCTGATTatggttttatttttttgaagTGCTTTATTGCTGAACTTTAAAATTGGATCCTTGCTTCATGAGTTGATGATATTCATAATAAGCCTCGGATTATATGATATTATGaagcttttcttttctcttttgtccTGATTATAGTGAGTTGACTTGTTATCTTCCTTTTTGTTGGAACTCCTTTTGTTGTAGCTGGCTGGACCTTATGCTGTCTATTTTATGAATGCATATTTCTATTGACTACCTTTTGTATATTGTGATATTTTACCACATTGATCTATTTGTAGAGTCGCCTTTCCACCTGATTCTATGCATTTCAAGCTGGAATTTTACATATCTggggaatattttttattttagttttgtgGAAGTCTTATGTGATGGAAATGTATACTAACATACTAATTATTTGTTGTATAACTTGCAGCTTATTTCTTGGAGGCTTATCGTCCTGTCAGAAAAGGAGATTTATTCCTTGTCCAAGGAGGGATGAGAAGTGTAGAGTTCAAGGTCATTGAAACTGATCCTGGGGAGTATTGTGTGGTTGCTCCAGACACTGAAATTTTCTGTGAAGGTGAACCCGTGAAACGGGAGGATGAAGAAAGGCTGGATGAAGTTGGATACGATGATGTGGGTGGTGTTAGGAAGCAAATGGCACAGATCCGTGAGCTTGTAGAACTTCCACTGAGACATCCTCAGCTTTTTAAGTCGATTGGTGTTAAGCCACCCAAGGGAATTTTGCTCTATGGACCCCCTGGCTCTGGTAAGACACTAATAGCAAGAGCTGTTGCTAATGAAACCGGagctttcttcttttgtattagtGGTCCAGAGATTATGTCCAAATTGGCCGGAGGGAGTGAAAGCAATCTCAGGAAAGCATTTGAAGAAGCAGAAAAGAATGCTCCATCCATCATATTTATTGATGAGATTGATTCAATTGCACCCAAGCGGGAGAAGACAAATGGTGAAGTTGAAAGGAGGATTGTTTCACAACTTTTGACTCTTATGGACGGATTGAAGTCTCATGCACATGTTATTGTTATTGGTGCAACAAATCATCCAAATAGCATTGACCCAGCATTAAGAAGGTTTTTTGATAGAGAAATTGACATTGGTGTTCCTGATGAAGTCAGTCCACTTGAAGTCCTTCGCATACATACCAAGAACATGAAGCTTTCTGATGAGGTAAATAGAGAGCATTTGTAACTTATATTGGTGTTTAAAGTTGTTTTCCATGTGGTTACATTTTTGTATGGATCCAAATTTTGCAATCTGTTAAGTGTTTGTATATTCACTTCTATCCCTTTTCCAGTTTATTCGTCGACATCCTTAAATATTTTGTGGTCAACTATTCTGATTCTTTTACTGTAGGTTGATTTGGAGAGAATATCAAAAGATACTCATGGGTATGTTGGTGCCGACCTTGCTGCTCTTTGCACTGAAGCTGCTCATACTGAGAGAGTGGTTAAAGACAAAGTCTTGGTGTTCAATTTTACTGATGTGGGAAAACTTCCCCCTCATGTTCTTAACGGCGAGAGAGCCGTTGTGCTATTCTTCATCGCTCATATactcttctctctccctttctctctcttacTCTCCCATGGTGTCCCTCTTTCTTTCCTCGCCCTTGCAGCCTCCTTCATTGAGATTAGCTATGACGCTgccgcttcttcctcttccctcTTCCGCACCAGGTACCTACCTGTTTCTATTCAATTTCTCGATTTCATCCAAATTCTAGCGATTCTCCGttgtttttttttctccttccacCGAATTCTCGTGAATTCGTTTCAGACGCGGTGCTTCTTCCGGAATCCTGCTCGGCGCCGTGACTCTCCCTGCTCTTCTACTCTCCAAGTTGACGCAATTATCAAGAGGATTCTCATTGGCACAAGTTAATCTTCAAGGTTCTATACTTTTGCAATTTCAATTCTGTTGATTTTACAATTAacgtatgatgatgatgattgctTTGTTTTGATTTGTGATTTGGtgaatttttatgtatttttgcaTGTATGTAGAGATTCACTATACGACATT
This genomic window contains:
- the LOC112790018 gene encoding dolichol kinase EVAN isoform X1, yielding MLSSDSTKSPMSHQGESSDSKSGKKDFSTAILERKKLPKRLVVDEAVNDDNSVVAMHPQTMEKLQLFRGDTILIIGKKRKDTICIALADDNCEVPKIRMNKVVRSNLRVRLGDVVSVHQCPDVKYGKRVHILPIDDTVEGVTGNLFDAYLKPYFLEAYRPVRKGDLFLVQGGMRSVEFKVIETDPGEYCVVAPDTEIFCEGEPVKREDEERLDEVGYDDVGGVRKQMAQIRELVELPLRHPQLFKSIGVKPPKGILLYGPPGSGKTLIARAVANETGAFFFCISGPEIMSKLAGGSESNLRKAFEEAEKNAPSIIFIDEIDSIAPKREKTNGEVERRIVSQLLTLMDGLKSHAHVIVIGATNHPNSIDPALRRFFDREIDIGVPDEVSPLEVLRIHTKNMKLSDEVDLERISKDTHGYVGADLAALCTEAAHTERVVKDKVLVFNFTDVGKLPPHVLNGERAVVLFFIAHILFSLPFSLLLSHGVPLSFLALAASFIEISYDAAASSSSLFRTRRGASSGILLGAVTLPALLLSKLTQLSRGFSLAQVNLQEIHYTTLQYWATSATSFVVLVFLSFVLSHRTPLSRKDWGLGFGLCFLFLQASLCFLALVSTSSQSGLQLACKLSWVLGHGLAAVMLIQHFLGTFPSCASIGEALLATAGIVLYFGDMLLLTVMRLYGLLMSSDLVTAEYETSRSEIGIIIQGVLLGLLLYPIPFKYILRVWEWSTNTASAESRRYSEIRRSVIFISLFVLVMVGIVPLWMQFVHEFHLHPILWVLSFVLSDPFKRLSLCIYWVCVICLSVLYVYDISKNSRVERILLRKYYHLLAVLMFVPALILQPEFLDLGFGAALAIFLTLEIIRIWRIWPLGQPIHQFMNAFTDHRDSDFLIVSHFSLLLGCALPIWLSSGYNDRPLAPFAGILSLGIGDTMASLIGHKYGVLRWSKTGKKTIEGTAAGIMSVLASCWLLLLLLASSGYIFTQHWFSLLLSVTVSGLLEAYTAQLDNAFIPLFFYSLLCL
- the LOC112790018 gene encoding dolichol kinase EVAN isoform X2 — translated: MHPQTMEKLQLFRGDTILIIGKKRKDTICIALADDNCEVPKIRMNKVVRSNLRVRLGDVVSVHQCPDVKYGKRVHILPIDDTVEGVTGNLFDAYLKPYFLEAYRPVRKGDLFLVQGGMRSVEFKVIETDPGEYCVVAPDTEIFCEGEPVKREDEERLDEVGYDDVGGVRKQMAQIRELVELPLRHPQLFKSIGVKPPKGILLYGPPGSGKTLIARAVANETGAFFFCISGPEIMSKLAGGSESNLRKAFEEAEKNAPSIIFIDEIDSIAPKREKTNGEVERRIVSQLLTLMDGLKSHAHVIVIGATNHPNSIDPALRRFFDREIDIGVPDEVSPLEVLRIHTKNMKLSDEVDLERISKDTHGYVGADLAALCTEAAHTERVVKDKVLVFNFTDVGKLPPHVLNGERAVVLFFIAHILFSLPFSLLLSHGVPLSFLALAASFIEISYDAAASSSSLFRTRRGASSGILLGAVTLPALLLSKLTQLSRGFSLAQVNLQEIHYTTLQYWATSATSFVVLVFLSFVLSHRTPLSRKDWGLGFGLCFLFLQASLCFLALVSTSSQSGLQLACKLSWVLGHGLAAVMLIQHFLGTFPSCASIGEALLATAGIVLYFGDMLLLTVMRLYGLLMSSDLVTAEYETSRSEIGIIIQGVLLGLLLYPIPFKYILRVWEWSTNTASAESRRYSEIRRSVIFISLFVLVMVGIVPLWMQFVHEFHLHPILWVLSFVLSDPFKRLSLCIYWVCVICLSVLYVYDISKNSRVERILLRKYYHLLAVLMFVPALILQPEFLDLGFGAALAIFLTLEIIRIWRIWPLGQPIHQFMNAFTDHRDSDFLIVSHFSLLLGCALPIWLSSGYNDRPLAPFAGILSLGIGDTMASLIGHKYGVLRWSKTGKKTIEGTAAGIMSVLASCWLLLLLLASSGYIFTQHWFSLLLSVTVSGLLEAYTAQLDNAFIPLFFYSLLCL